CGACTTCCCTCGAGTGATCCTTTATCGCGTCCCGCGCCGCAGCCTGTTCAGGGGCGCGCAGGTGCCCCGGAAGGTTCCCGGGAATACCGCACCTCACTTTAGCGCGTTTTCCTGACGCTTCTCCGTACGCGGGGCAACCGCCTTTCCGCGGCCGATCCCCAAGATGAAATACCGGCCCAAAGGTGCCAAGCTGGTTACATGTCATCCCCCTCTGCCCAGACTTCCCCCGAGACCGTGCTGTACTCCGAACGGCTTCTTCCGTCGTTTGGGATCTGGGCGCTTGTCCTCTTTGGCTCCTGCTCCTGCATCTTCGTCTTTATGCCGATCAGCATCGAAGCCGGAATCATTGCGGCCGTGGTCGCAGCCATCATCATCACCGCTCTGCTGCTGCTCAACACGCCCGTCATCCGCGTCACCCGGGACACGCTGCAGGTGGGCCGGGCACAAATCGAACGGCGGTTCGTGGGCGCGGTGGAGGGCTACCGCGGAGATGACGCCACGTTCCAGCGCGGCCGGGGCCTGAACGCCACCGCGTTCATGTGTTTCCGCGGCTGGATCACGCCGGTGGTCCGGATTGAAATCACCGATCCCGCCGACCGCACGCCGTACTGGCTCACGTCCACGCGCCATCCGGAAGACCTGGTCCGCGCGCTGAGCAGCTGACGCCGGGCGGCTGGCCCGGCGTCAGCCCTCACGCTCCGGCGTCAGCCCTCAGGGTCCGGCGTCGTCAGCCTTCACACTCCGACGTCGTCAGCCTTCACAGTCGACGCAGTACGTCAGACCATCCTTCTCCAGGGCAATCTGTGAGCGGTGCCGGACCAGGAAGCATGAGGCGCAGGTGAACTCATCCGCCTGTGCCGGCAGCACCCGCACCAAAAGCTCCTCGCCGGAAAGGTCCGCCCCGGGGAGTTCGAAGCTGTCAGCGGTTTCGGTTTCATCTTCATCCACTACCGCCGACTGAGTGCCCGCAGTCCGCCGGGTCTTTAGTTCCTCAAGTGATTCTTCGCTGATGTCCTCGTCTGTCTTACGCGGCGCATCATAGTCAGTCGCCATAATTCGTACTCTCACCGTCCGGTCGAGTTGTGGTGGTTTGGTGAGCCGGACCGGTAGCTAGACCGGCTTACTTCTTCGGCTTGGAGGTATCAACGCCACGGTGTTCCCTTTTGTGCCCGTAATCCACAGATTTTTGCTGAGGGCGGAGGAAATAGCCACACCCGCCCGCACCCGGGCACCCCGCCCGGCCAAGGTCGTCCAACTGCAGGCGGTGTCCGGCCGAAAAATACGGCCCCCGGAACCAGCCGATCCGCGCCACACCCTTGCAAACAGTAGGCTTTCGGCCTTCCGGATGGCATTGTTTCCAGAAGGAATTGCTATCGGGTGGAGGATTGGTTCATGCAGGATCTACGTCTCGTGGGTGTCCATGAGGGTGGCGAGCATTTGCTGCTCAGCGGCAAGGGCGGGGAAACATTCCGGCTTCGCATGGATGAAGCGCTCAGGGTTGCGGTATCGCGCTCCGTGCACCGCTCCACCTCAGCACCGGAACGGCCCGAGGGCCCGGCCATGACTCCGCGCGACATCCAGGCACGGATCCGGTCCGGCGCCAGCGCAGAAGACGTTGCGGAAATCTCCGGCCTGGACCTCGCACACATCCGCCGCTACGAGGGACCGGTCCGCGCGGAACGCGAATACGTGGCACGCCAGGCCCAGGCAGTGGAGGTTGCCGCCCCGCTCTCGGCCACCCATGACGGCTACCGCAGCACCTTCGGCGACAGCCCGGTCAATCTGGGCGACATGGTCACCCACCGCCTCAAGGCCTTCGGAGTGGACCCCGACAGCGTCGAGTGGGATGCCTGGCGCCGCCCCGACTCAACGTGGGACGTTGTGGCACGCTTCGAACTGGGGAGCGATTCCCAGGTATCGGTCGGCGAGGAACCCCCGGCCCGCTGGACTTTCAGCCCCCTGCGCAAGAGCGTCTCCAACGCCAACCGCTGGGCCCAGCTGCTGAGCGAACTGGAACCCCTGGACTCCCCCGTGCCGTCCCGCCGGCTCACTGCCGTTGCAGACCGCGTTTTTGATTTTGAAGCCGTTGCCCCGGCCGAAGCCGACGGCGCGGCCGCGGACGGCGATGAGGACACCGACAACCTGCTGGAGGTACTACGCTCGCGCCGCGGCCAGCGCCTCGGTGCCGACGAGGACGGCGATGATGCGCTTGCGGCCATGCTGGCCAAGGGCAGCATCCCGGCGGCCCATCCCCGTGACGGACACACCGAACTCGATGACGCGGCGTCCACCCGCCCCCGCACCGGCCGCCTGTCACTGGCTCCGGCCAGCACCGATGAGTCGGAGGCGCCCGACGCCCCCGATTCACTGCGCCTGTCCGACGGCGTCAGCCCGGGAACGCGGGAGATCAGCGTGCTGGCGC
This genomic interval from Arthrobacter citreus contains the following:
- a CDS encoding DUF4193 domain-containing protein, which encodes MATDYDAPRKTDEDISEESLEELKTRRTAGTQSAVVDEDETETADSFELPGADLSGEELLVRVLPAQADEFTCASCFLVRHRSQIALEKDGLTYCVDCEG
- the sepH gene encoding septation protein SepH, with the protein product MQDLRLVGVHEGGEHLLLSGKGGETFRLRMDEALRVAVSRSVHRSTSAPERPEGPAMTPRDIQARIRSGASAEDVAEISGLDLAHIRRYEGPVRAEREYVARQAQAVEVAAPLSATHDGYRSTFGDSPVNLGDMVTHRLKAFGVDPDSVEWDAWRRPDSTWDVVARFELGSDSQVSVGEEPPARWTFSPLRKSVSNANRWAQLLSELEPLDSPVPSRRLTAVADRVFDFEAVAPAEADGAAADGDEDTDNLLEVLRSRRGQRLGADEDGDDALAAMLAKGSIPAAHPRDGHTELDDAASTRPRTGRLSLAPASTDESEAPDAPDSLRLSDGVSPGTREISVLARPFRRRGDTAATPGADAGTGTGEVPGSAVEETGAKADEHQQPAAGDEADPAASVPDSGSAAGGRSKAKPAGRKNGRTDFPWDRMNAGGPRNDVTGADAAAKGEDSADKRTIKPKRSSVPSWDEIVFGTKGD
- a CDS encoding DUF3093 domain-containing protein, with the translated sequence MSSPSAQTSPETVLYSERLLPSFGIWALVLFGSCSCIFVFMPISIEAGIIAAVVAAIIITALLLLNTPVIRVTRDTLQVGRAQIERRFVGAVEGYRGDDATFQRGRGLNATAFMCFRGWITPVVRIEITDPADRTPYWLTSTRHPEDLVRALSS